One part of the Mesorhizobium shangrilense genome encodes these proteins:
- a CDS encoding SDR family NAD(P)-dependent oxidoreductase → MTRSRALITGAGAKDGIGFACARLLAEAGFAVALSATTDRVLDRANELNAAGHTASGHIGDLTLTEDVDHLLSELGSVNILVNNAGMGTKAKPALEKRLTEIANDEWDHELSVSLKTAFLVTKAFLPAMLSAGYGRIVNVASVTGPYVSSPGSSAYSAAKAGMVGLTHALALEVASNGVTVNAVAPGWIQTGASTPSELSAALNTPCGRAGRPEEVGAAVVFLASPAASYINGAVLVVDGGNILQERK, encoded by the coding sequence GTGACACGATCAAGAGCACTGATCACCGGCGCAGGTGCAAAAGATGGGATTGGTTTTGCCTGTGCCAGGCTCCTGGCCGAGGCTGGTTTCGCAGTTGCGCTGTCCGCAACGACGGATCGCGTGCTCGACCGTGCGAACGAACTGAATGCCGCGGGTCACACTGCAAGTGGCCACATAGGCGATCTAACCCTGACCGAGGACGTCGATCACCTTTTGTCCGAACTCGGGAGCGTCAATATTCTTGTCAACAATGCCGGCATGGGCACAAAGGCGAAGCCCGCCCTTGAAAAGCGTCTCACAGAAATTGCCAATGATGAATGGGATCATGAACTCTCGGTGAGCCTCAAGACCGCGTTCTTGGTCACCAAGGCTTTCCTTCCAGCAATGCTATCGGCAGGATATGGGCGCATCGTAAATGTGGCTTCGGTCACTGGACCGTACGTATCGAGTCCCGGTTCTTCCGCATACTCGGCGGCCAAGGCTGGCATGGTTGGATTGACCCATGCGCTGGCGCTCGAGGTGGCATCGAACGGCGTTACGGTCAACGCGGTCGCTCCCGGCTGGATTCAAACTGGTGCGTCGACACCCTCCGAGTTGTCAGCGGCGCTGAACACCCCCTGTGGACGTGCCGGTCGCCCAGAAGAGGTTGGAGCGGCAGTCGTATTCCTTGCATCGCCTGCCGCCAGCTATATCAACGGTGCGGTCCTCGTTGTCGACGGCGGGAATATTCTGCAGGAACGGAAATGA